A DNA window from Aspergillus nidulans FGSC A4 chromosome I contains the following coding sequences:
- a CDS encoding uncharacterized protein (transcript_id=CADANIAT00007376), translated as MASPRLPFLYPNLMRAVKSCEPSTHRSLRVPSNARPPRGSRAPFHTTRRRAQGSIQRRYGPAVEPNIPPPSRLKDESTPGPSEDSGSKSPSEKSAASSTPEQAKSGSQSELQLPQSTEDPSAASQQSAGEKRAELIENKTSNEEELEPEEEEEEEGGEEAAPEIARGKQQHPNPEEKYAEEQSKSPILDGNPLEGVLHMPSPSSYLTPSTLPHNRPPHMAPPPYVHHFDTYSLVQDLAKGGFTDKQAITIMKGVRKILQNNLDFAKQNLTSKSDVENETYLFKAACSELQSSLQTARNSEIQRQRASRTALEHEADILSQRTNQELAGLKDDIKGMFNDHKMTVRELQRSIDTSVQELNYKITVSLNSDSKSEIEGLRWILTRRAALAIATSAFMILLFLRYSSTQRAQNAAEKKKQEAPSQKPAESRTPSVLATPGPQDVVPVAHLSESLG; from the exons ATGGCGTCTCCAAGGCTTCCGTTCCTCTACCCGAACCTGATGCGCGCGGTCAAGTCCTGCGAACCGTCCACGCACCGCTCCCTTCGCGTGCCCTCGAATGCCCGCCCGCCCCGGGGTTCGCGAGCTCCCTTCCATACCACTCGACGACGTGCTCAGGGCTCCATACAACGACGGTATGGGCCGGCAGTCGAACCTAATATCCCGCCGCCGTCCCGGTTGAAGGACGAGAGCACCCCGGGTCCTAGCGAGGACTCTGGCTCCAAGTCACCGTCGGAGAAGAgtgctgcttcttcaactccagAGCAGGCCAAATCTGGGTCGCAGTCGGAATTGCAACTACCTCAGTCCACGGAGGACccctctgctgcttctcagcAATCGGCAGGTGAGAAAAGGGCGGAGTTGATTGAGAATAAGACTTCgaatgaagaagaactggagccggaagaagaagaggaggaggagggggggGAGGAAGCTGCGCCGGAAATTGCTCGTGGAAAGCAACAGCACCCTAACCCTGAGGAAAAATATGCTGAAGAACAATCCAAATCGCCAATATTGGATGGAAACCCGCTAGAAGGCGTCCTTCATATGCCATCGCCCTCATCGTACCTTACTCCTTCAACGTTACCACACAACCGGCCCCCGCACATGGCTCCACCACCCTACGTCCACCACTTTGATACCTACTCCCTCGTCCAGGACCTCGCAAAGGGCGGATTCACAGATAAGCAAGCTATCACAATCATGAAAGGCGTCCGCAAAATCCTTCAAAACAACCTGGACTTCGCTAAGCAAAATCTCACCTCGAAATCCGACGTTGAGAACGAAACATACCTCTTCAAAGCAGCCTGCTCAGAGCTTCAGTCGAGCCTACAAACAGCTCGCAACTCAGAGATACAGCGCCAGCGCGCCTCTCGGACCGCATTAGAGCACGAGGCAGATATCCTCTCGCAGCGAACGAACCAGGAACTTGCAGGACTCAAGGATGATATCAAGGGGATGTTCAATGACCATAAGATGACAGTGAGAGAGTTACAGCGGAGCATCGATACTTCTGTGCAGGAGCTCAACTATAAAATTACGGTATCGTTGAACAGTGATAGTAAGAGCGAGATTGAGGGGCTGAGGTGGATTCTGACAAGGAGAGCTGCGTTGGCAATTGCCACGAGTGCTT TCAtgatcctcctcttcctccgttACTCATCTACCCAACGAGCTCAGAACGCCgctgagaagaaaaagcaagaagcGCCTTCTCAAAAGCCGGCAGAGTCCCGCACGCCTTCTGTGTTGGCTACTCCTGGACCTCAGGATGTAGTTCCTGTGGCGCATCTCAGCGAATCTCTAGGCTAA
- a CDS encoding AP-1 complex accessory protein LAA1 (transcript_id=CADANIAT00007377), giving the protein MSTAEVARTSSDNNVGNDATPRAELDITKLHALPSEQQDLYLLTFTSDLVQHISTLDKSQVSAEQKFLKRELFKVLTLSSPAITRVIRNNLGRCFGAIFSKGDRGILFETVTDLLGVLNAGKNEADLRTKFAAAHCLGDIFTTAGESVFAQSGAVVTSLLKLLKPSSNHTGCRGSVFAVLRKVVGGTGVPVDEGTARDIWKQARNAATGDKSTFVQVHACRCLEQLLHTTPYFDNANDFESLKTVVWKVIDSPLAPVRHAAAACFARALTKLHAKDSRIMSTPKPKKAKRQSKKPAPRPGEDEDEAEVSESSAPKKSESRLYFLLPDLLKQLSQQYLRSTTSNRARAGIAVCYKYVLRILGEKLVEERYDQIANHLLFDLLNHPTITNNRFRLLMTRKVVGSILEETVGRDSLRENSRLTAAKWLINDVLKDYPQVVQERREPSKYTLINALNALSSLVSSLGSAFGSLAESCRDALLQVLSHPSYTVQIHAAHCLRIFVLACPVQLLSCVTICLNSLNREVGQLSTPRQSPRRCVGYANGLSAMLSTSRLQPLYGSVEIYSRVFTQATDLLKTSSSAELRAASTQIQVAWILIGGLMPLGPSFVKIHLSQLMLLWKNALPKHLSQENSAKKGYLEMSFLAHVRECALGALLAFMEFNGKMITADGARRIATMLQNTVEFIDEIPPQKSVVDISQRLHPSLQLHDIETMVRRRVLQCFAKLLHAHPLSHADVISQSSLLSLAISSFADPDATQSSPLESSIAASTAQFENLWELSDNYGFGVTGLARDYVRVTLSGKHEGESGPAWSAVESTDQVVDDALIFPICEASEHDPILLYSARQGDRLSADPHPTGVVNAAIELFSVALALHAPKVQESSVEQIATFLSSTGLQRNPGRKAAMVVNISVALLHALKVAMKETSSAARKLSPTTEKVMQELIQKFVLDPDPIVRTVGVEALGRLCESSGNTFTNTQINWVVDTIVANREPNARAGCAAALGCIHSQIGGMAAGLHLKTIVGVLMSLGNDPHPVVHFWALGGLEKVANSAGLTFSPFVSSTLGMLAQLYNADSHNEEAESLATSNIEMSFLTPVVISRCIDSLINVLGPDLQDIAKTRNLILTLLRQFQLEENPALVTESSRCLDHLSLYAPEYVDFSGYVKRLQNELSAQDPLMRDVAIQGLTNLMKRDAPAVIKAATPALEEEIWLAFDDNPDNPILKGMIRDWLQQTALTETGLWIQRCHDTLTKTRLKVEDLPPISALKPTATDLPDDEVAGFASAIAGAGQEDGAGDAVAGQELLKWQTRNFVMSCLSELLELVQEAILPDQTIPAELALQQKVGDIVRMAFSASTANVIELRVWGLKILDQVLKMFGKTPDPDFAEASLLEQYQAQIGSALTPAFAADSSPELASEAINVSATFIATGIVTNVERMGRILKLLVLGLENFSANPDTTEIGDLKGLNSNAKVMVKMALYAAWARLQIASIEHEYLNEVVQPYLLKLTPLWLSSLQEYARLRFEPDISGSLGTGPESGDLDEVYAALNRETLLKFYQETWLSLVDAIAGLVERDIDFVFDALDGKAQIKEPEKSEEDQLSNGEPKGKGDDINYRDEPVAFFFVLFGLAFEALVDQSTSASQRMEILQALKRILRPIISGNAIYQDAIFSETMDSLDRLALTEGTAVQNVIVEIARNLALDHPSAKGGEDRSDHLSDDIEQLFELTRSIILVLAGLLPNLRESTTIARFNVGSDDALSLIRLSLSSLVNVASIFPSIIRNDLNACILHIFSTILATGLCQQEVVPQALPIFKHFIQSISGQENASLENQENQNVISHQLRGCLVRFLTTLTIAQRRESESSLPCAKNTLLTITILLTTGGHLIPPHDPILPQILNELLDCLQDVGLASVAAGCIRSILLSNSTKSNTDEVIARYLIPRLIAFLIGTPTDPGGEASNDPENSRTSIARTLVSCVTVPNAAAFPGGETHTAMSLVMSCLLARAKREGAPVYTETAANLLELAKADQLAFRTLVGTMSPALKGLLEEILRNANVGAGGGAVGRGEQETQNGGGQQSMPSIALRFDF; this is encoded by the exons ATGTCTACAGCGGAGGTTGCCAGGACGTCCTCCGACAACAACGTTGGCAACGATGCGACCCCTCGTGCGGAGCTCGATATCACAAAACTACATGCGCTGCCCTCCGAACAGCAAGACCTCTATCTTCTAACCTTCACTTCTGATTTGGTACAGCACATCTCCACGCTCGATAAATCTCAGGTATCGGCCGAGCAGAAATTCTTAAAAAGGGAACTCTTCAAGGTTCTCACGCTCTCCTCGCCGGCGATTACACGAGTTATCCGCAACAATCTTGGGCGATGCTTTGGCGCTATATTCAGCAAGGGTGATCGTGGGATATTGTTTGAGACAGTTACCGATCTACTGGGTGTGCTGAATGCAGGGAAAAATGAAGCAGATTTACGGACCAAGTTCGCAGCGGCTCACTGTTTGGGGGACATCTTTACTACGGCGGGGGAGAGCGTCTTTGCTCAATCTGGAGCTGTTGTGACAAGTCTGCTGAAGCTTCTAAAGCCGTCGAGTAACCATACCGGCTGTCGAGGTTCGGTATTTGCTGTGTTGCGCAAGGTGGTTGGTGGTACTGGTGTGCCAGTAGATGAGGGGACAGCCCGAGATATCTGGAAGCAGGCGCGCAATGCCGCCACCGGTGATAAGTCGACATTTGTGCAGGTTCATGCATGCCGGTGTCTCGAACAATTGCTCCATACAACTCCCTACTTCGATAATGCGAACGATTTCGAGTCCCTAAAGACCGTTGTATGGAAGGTCATTGATAGCCCGTTGGCGCCTGTTCGACACGCCGCTGCGGCCTGCTTCGCTCGGGCACTGACGAAGCTACATGCTAAGGATTCTCGAATTATGTCCACTccgaagcccaagaaggcGAAAAGGCAGTCGAAGAAGCCTGCCCCAAGGCccggagaggatgaggatgaggctgaagTCTCAGAATCCTCCGCTCCCAAAAAGTCGGAGTCTCGGTTATACTTTTTACTTCCTGATCTCTTGAAGCAACTATCGCAACAATACCTTCGAAGCACAACTTCTAACCGAGCTCGAGCGGGGATCGCGGTTTGTTACAAGTACGTTCTACGGATTTTGGGCGAGAAGCTTGTGGAAGAGCGGTATGACCAGATCGCAAATCACCTACTGTTCGATCTTCTGAACCACCCAACAATAACAAACAACCGGTTCCGACTGCTTATGACGAGGAAAGTTGTTGGAAGTATTCTCGAGGAAACCGTCGGTCGCGACTCGCTCCGTGAGAACAGTCGCCTTACGGCAGCCAAGTGGCTTATAAACGATGTGCTCAAGGACTATCCCCAAGTTGTTCAGGAACGCCGTGAGCCTAGCAAGTACACTCTGATCAATGCCCTCAATGCCTTGTCCTCTCTAGTTTCTTCACTCGGCTCCGCCTTTGGTTCACTTGCCGAAAGTTGCCGTGATGCTCTGCTTCAAGTTCTTTCTCACCCTAGCTATACTGTGCAGATTCACGCTGCACACTGTCTCCGTATCTTTGTCCTTGCCTGTCCAGTCCAGCTATTGTCATGCGTCACTATCTGTCTGAATAGTCTCAACCGCGAGGTTGGGCAGCTATCTACCCCACGACAGTCTCCGCGGCGTTGTGTCGGCTATGCTAATGGCTTGTCGGCGATGTTAAGTACATCTCGGTTGCAGCCACTTTATGGTTCTGTTGAGATCTACTCTCGTGTGTTCACTCAAGCTACCGACCTTCTGAAaacaagcagcagcgccgAACTGCGTGCTGCCAGCACGCAAATTCAGGTGGCATGGATCCTGATCGGAGGGCTGATGCCATTGGGCCCTAGCTTTGTCAAGATCCATCTCTCTCAGCTCATGTTATTGTGGAAAAATGCTCTACCAAAGCATTTGAGTCAGGAGAACTCTGCTAAAAAAGGGTATCTAGAAATGAGTTTCCTGGCCCATGTTAGAGAATGTGCTCTTGGGGCGTTACTTGCGTTCATGGAATTCAATGGCAAGATGATAACTGCTGATGGCGCAAGAAGGATTGCAACTATGCTACAAAACACTGTTGAATTCATCGACGAGATTCCGCCACAGAAGTCGGTGGTGGACATATCGCAGCGTCTTCACCCATCACTGCAATTACATGATATTGAAACTATGGTCAGACGACGTGTCCTACAGTGCTTTGCGAAACTCCTTCATGCCCATCCACTCAGCCACGCAGATGTGATCTCCCAGTCGAGTCTACTCAGCTTGGCGATTTCCTCTTTTGCTGACCCTGACGCCACCCAATCGAGTCCTCTCGAGAGTTCGATCGCAGCGTCAACGGCACAGTTTGAAAACCTTTGGGAGTTGAGTGATAACTATGGGTTCGGGGTAACCGGCCTGGCAAGAGACTATGTGCGTGTAACTCTCTCTGGAAAGCATGAGGGTGAAAGCGGCCCAGCTTGGTCGGCGGTCGAATCAACAGACCAGGTCGTGGATGATGCT TTGATATTCCCTATCTGCGAAGCCAGCGAGCATGATCCAATCCTGCTTTACTCTGCAAGACAAGGAGACCGTCTTTCTGCCGACCCACACCCGACAGGAGTAGTGAATGCTGCTATTGAACTGTTTTCAGTAGCGCTCGCGCTGCACGCACCCAAGGTCCAAGAAAGTAGCGTCGAGCAGATTGCGacatttctttcttcaaccgGCCTGCAGCGGAACCCTGGGCGCAAAGCGGCTATGGTCGTCAACATATCTGTGGCATTACTTCATGCCCTAAAGGTCGCTATGAAGGAGACCAGTTCAGCCGCAAGGAAGCTTAGCCCTACCACTGAGAAGGTTATGCAGGAGCTTATTCAG AAATTCGTCCTTGATCCCGACCCAATTGTGCGGACGGTTGGCGTAGAAGCACTTGGACGGCTATGCGAGAGCTCAGGAAATACCTTCACCAATACCCAGATCAACTGGGTGGTGGACACTATCGTTGCGAATAGAGAACCAAATGCGCGTGCTGGCTGTGCGGCTGCCTTGGGCTGTATCCATTCTCAGATTGGTGGCATGGCAGCCGGTCTGCATCTGAAGACCATTGTTGGGGTTTTGATGTCACTCGGTAATGACCCTCACCCGGTTGTCCATTTCTGGGCTCTTGGTGGTCTTGAAAAAGTAGCCAACTCTGCGGGCTTaactttttctccttttgTCTCGAGCACCCTCGGAATGCTGGCTCAGCTGTACAATGCTGATTCTCATAacgaggaggctgagtcCCTCGCGACATCCAACATCGAAATGTCGTTCCTTACACCCGTGGTGATCAGTCGTTGCATTGACTCTTTAATCAATGTTTTGGGTCCTGACCTGCAGGACATTGCCAAAACACGAAATCTGATTCTCACACTTCTACGGCAGTTCCAGCTAGAGGAAAACCCCGCGCTTGTGACTGAAAGTTCCAGGTGCCTTGATCACCTGTCCTTATATGCCCCAGAATACGTTGATTTTTCCGGATACGTGAAGCGCTTGCAGAACGAgctttctgctcaagatccTTTAATGAGAGATGTGGCTATACAAGGCCTAACAAATCTCATGAAGCGAGACGCACCTGCCGTCATCAAAGCAGCGACGCCtgctttggaggaggagatttggcTCGCATTTGACGACAACCCCGATAATCCTATTTTGAAGGGTATGATCCGCgattggctgcagcagaccgCTCTTACTGAGACTGGACTTTGGATACAACGCTGCCATGACACCCTTACAAAGACGCGCCTGAAAGTCGAGGATTTACCGCCTATATCCGCTTTAAAGCCGACAGCCACTGATCTAccagatgatgaagtcgcAGGATTTGCGTCTGCGATCGCAGGtgctggtcaagaagatGGCGCGGGCGATGCTGTTGCCGGTCAAGAGCTTCTGAAGTGGCAGACGCGCAACTTTGTCATGAGTTGTCTTAGTGAATTGCTGGAGTTGGTCCAGGAAGCGATCCTACCAGACCAGACGATTCCCGCAGAATTGGCTCTTCAGCAGAAGGTTGGAGACATCGTTAGGATGGCGTTTTCTGCCTCAACCGCGAACGTGATTGAGCTGCGTGTGTGGGGTTTGAAGATACTTGACCAAGTGTTGAAG ATGTTTGGCAAGACACCCGACCCTGACTTTGCAGAAGCATCACTACTTGAACAGTACCAGGCCCAGATTGGGTCTGCTCTCACTCCAGCATTTGCTGCGGACTCCTCGCCGGAGCTTGCGTCGGAGGCAATCAACGTATCTGCGACATTTATCGCAACTGGTATCGTAACGAACGTGGAGCGTATGGGAAGGATCTTAAAACTCTTAGTCCTAGGACTCGAAAACTTCTCAGCAAACCCCGACACTACCGAGATAGGGGATCTCAAAGGTCTCAACTCCAATGCAAAGGTGATGGTCAAGATGGCGTTGTATGCGGCATGGGCACGCCTTCAAATTGCGAGCATTGAGCACGAGTATCTCAATGAGGTCGTTCAGCCTTACTTGTTAAAGCTTACCCCCCTATGGCTGTCCTCTCTTCAGGAGTATGCTCGGCTTCGTTTTGAACCGGACATTTCGGGCAGTCTCGGCACGGGTCCGGAAAGCGGCGATTTGGACGAGGTTTATGCCGCCCTGAATCGGGAGACGCTTCTGAAG TTCTACCAAGAAACTTGGTTGAGCCTGGTTGATGCTATTGCCGGGCTTGTGGAGAGGGACATAgactttgtctttgacgcGCTGGACGGAAAGGCGCAGATTAAAGAGCCCGAGAAGTCCGAAGAGGATCAGCTAAGTAACGGAGAACcaaagggaaagggagatgATATCAACTATCGCGACGAGCCTGTTGCGTTCTTCTTTGtgctttttggcttagcgtTCGAGGCTCTCGTTGACCAGTCTACTTCAGCCTCTCAGAGAATGGAGATCCTCCAGGCTCTCAAGAGGATTCTGAGACCCATAATCTCTGGTAACGCTATATACCAAGATGCCATATTCTCCGAAACGATGGACAGTCTAGATCGGCTCGCATTGACAGAAGGTACAGCCGTTCAGAATGTCATCGTCGAGATAGCCCGAAACCTCGCGCTAGATCACCCATCCGCGAAAGGTGGTGAAGATCGCAGTGACCATCTTTCAGACGATATTGAACAGCTCTTCGAGCTAACGAGGAGCATCATTCTCGTCCTTGCCGGCCTCCTACCCAACCTCCGCGAGTCAACTACCATCGCACGATTCAATGTGGGCTCTGACGATGCACTGTCTCTCATCCGTCTTTCTCTTTCGTCTCTAGTCAACGTCGCCTCAATATTCCCATCAATCATTCGAAACGACCTTAATGCATGCATTCTCCACATCTTCAGCACAATCCTCGCCACAGGTCTGTGCCAACAAGAAGTCGTACCTCAAGCTCTGCCCATATTCAAGCACTTTATCCAGAGCATCAGTGGCCAGGAAAATGCCAGCCTAGAAAACCAGGAGAACCAGAATGTTATCTCCCATCAGCTCCGCGGCTGCCTCGTCCGTTTTCTAACAACCCTCACGATCGCCCAACGTCGCGAATCCGAATCCTCCCTTCCCTGTGCCAAGAACACCCTactcaccatcaccatcctcctaACAACAGGCGGACATCTCATCCCGCCACACGATCCTATCCTCCCTCAAATTCTCAACGAACTCCTCGACTGCCTTCAAGATGTTGGTCTCGCTAGCGTCGCGGCTGGCTGTATCCGATCTATCCTCCTTTCAAACTCAACGAAATCCAACACAGACGAAGTCATAGCTCGCTACTTGATTCCCCGCCTTATTGCCTTCCTCATCGGCACACCTACTGATCCAGGCGGAGAAGCCTCCAACGACCCGGAGAACTCGCGAACCAGCATCGCGCGCACGCTAGTTTCATGCGTAACCGTCCCAAACGCAGCTGCCTTCCCGGGAGGAGAAACACATACGGCTATGTCCTTGGTGATGTCATGTCTCCTTGCGCGGGCCAAACGCGAGGGTGCACCCGTTTATACTGAAACAGCCGCCAACCTCCTTGAACTGGCGAAGGCAGATCAGCTGGCATTCAGAACATTGGTCGGGACTATGAGCCCTGCGCTGAAGGGGTTGCTCGAGGAGATTCTACGTAACGCAAACGTTGGGGCTGGTGGCGGTGCGGTGGGCAGAGGGGAGCAGGAGACGCAGAATGGGGGTGGGCAGCAGAGTATGCCGAGTATTGCGTTGAGATTTGATTTCTGA
- a CDS encoding post-initiation translation factor DPC29 (transcript_id=CADANIAT00007378), with protein sequence MASIVTKRLARQPSCTRRTGLELARSFSSSPSLCAGHNRWSQIKHGKAKNDKAKSRERQMVAKEISSAVQMWGPDLKFNPRLTLALSNAKRAGIPKTIIEAAIARGQGLSITGEALEPVTIEAILPHSVAAVIECLTESKARLLQDVRHAIKEAGGTATPTAYLFEKKGRIVFEKKDGVSADDCLEQAIEAGATDISSDEEGRIIVFTEPTATKNVGETLSKLAGLTVEELEIIWAPNQDTLVELKDEQVQEIEEILAFLRDEAGVRDIYLNTTQAL encoded by the exons ATGGCGTCAATTGTGACCAAAAGACTGGCTCGGCAGCCTTCCTGTACTAGGCGGACTGGGTTGGAGCTTGCTCGCAGCTTCTCGAGCAGTCCATCGCTGTGCGCAGGACACAACAGGTGGTCGCAAATCAAGCACGGCAAAGCAAAGAATGACAAGGCAAAGAGCAGAGAGCGACAGATGGTCGCGAAAGAGATCAGCTCGGCTGTTCAGA TGTGGGGACCCGATCTGAAATTCAACCCACGGCTTACCCTTGCCCTTTCAAACGCAAAACGTGCCGGAATTCCCAAAACAATAATCGAGGCAGCCATTGCTCGAGGCCAGGGACTGAGCATTACCGGAGAAGCGCTGGAGCCAGTAACAATTGAAGCAATCCTACCACATTCTGTTGCCGCCGTAATCGAATGCCTAACTGAGAGCAAGGCTCGGCTATTGCAGGATGTACGGCATGCTATTAAAGAAGCTGGCGGCACCGCGACCCCGACTGCATACCTCTTTGAGAAGAAAGGGCGGATAGTGTTTGAGAAAAAAGACGGTGTCAGCGCGGACGACTGCTTGGAGCAGGCCATAGAAGCGGGAGCCACGGATATATCctcagatgaagaagggcgtATTATTGTTTTCACTGAACCAACGGCGACTAAGAATGTTGGTGAAACACTTTCCAAGCTAGCTGGTCTAACTGTTGAAGAGCTTGAAATTATTTGGGCCCCGAACCAGGATACGCTGGTAGAATTGAAGGACGAACAGGTacaggagattgaggagataTTAGCTTTTCTCAGGGACGAAGCCGGTGTCCGTGACATATATCTGAATACGACTCAAGCTTTATGA
- a CDS encoding Mis6 domain protein (transcript_id=CADANIAT00007379) encodes MASDAERGLSLLMPWLRSSTNMGRDEMRPSNLLDTVEHLEAVAFVPPRQRYTDAGELAKQIAEFAYESGIPQTALERLLNLLTRNNSLDQGTTTILIKNLYPSERIASKLITQVVCCLGPTKNKPSPATQALLLRWLILVYEFIDDRSHLSKLYAVLFNHLDMISLRKPLCHILSYITRRKHVKPFRIQALMELIGTSGGDDRELISLLRVFKNYHPDVIVGNTGMKGLFFKHPDPEWTTHARQIQETNLERTQGNGSNSFQVVHRGLAKRSKVQTVVPEVQTSRVNQNRTSLEELRSVTHFVERLDKIELPNQIISTITHDFAQKYLFLVQPEIADRRLNDWLQAFLSEHLESARDFDDGVETLGYVLNLVVGYAQYTKNIPEAFLTFLRSYLPIWNGFENRQLILELLEYLPIRDHDSLRSEILAPLETALLEDTASSKASLLDFYSGLIRQWGIKLRTESFDIEQSQRLSALILHAELLASSVLESPVQQPSDTSGDYRSSTLSVLGFYFTLADLFSHAHTNGNIKLTVPLAPSVYTLIFSPVSFVISSMNSILCSYKSSFELSMNSETLQSKDPLWTQKLVPQFNGYIMDVCNLVWRNRALNSEDPNALGCLIPPATIAALTQYLREVNDKARKKSRESAFSYTVGSLYSLSHHAALCNMSACCFSDIEKENDVGETQPRLRKPVTQRALSALEKEGGIQMTWQDYRVRMLDWMDAAGSVGIANLMRTTMKALRKE; translated from the exons ATGGCGTCTGACGCGGAGAGAGGTTTGTCGTTACTCATGCCTTGGTTGAGAAGCTCTACTAACATGGGACGAGATGAAATGAGGCCGAGCAATCTGCTAGATACTGTTGAGCATCTAGAAGCAG TTGCTTTCGTGCCGCCGAGACAGCGTTATACGGATGCCGGAGAACTGGCGAAACAGATAGCGGAATTCGCATATGAGAGCGGGATCCCTCAAACCGCTCTCGAGCGCCTACTGAATCTCCTCACGAGGAATAACAGCTTAGATCAGGGCACAACTACCATTTTGATTAAAAACCTGTATCCGTCTGAGAGGATAGCGTCCAAATTAATCACCCAGGTGGTCTGCTGTCTCGGTCCGACCAAGAACAAGCCGAGCCCAGCGACCCAGGCTCTGTTGCTACGATGGCTTATTCTCGTTTATGAATTCATTGATGATCGGTCTCACTTGTCTAAGCTCTACGCTGTGCTCTTTAACCATCTTGACATGATCAGCCTGCGCAAGCCCCTGTGCCATATTCTTTCCTACATTACCAGGCGAAAGCATGTCAAGCCTTTCAGAATACAAGCTCTAATGGAACTGATTGGCACGTCAGGTGGCGATGATAGGGAACTCATATCACTGCTAAGGGTTTTCAAGAACTATCATCCAGATGTTATTGTGGGGAATACTGGCATGAAAGGCCTGTTCTTTAAGCACCCTGATCCTGAATGGACGACTCATGCACGACAAATCCAGGAAACGAACTTGGAGCGAACTCAGGGAAATGGGTCCAACAGTTTCCAGGTAGTACATCGAGGCCTGGCGAAGAGGAGTAAAGTGCAGACGGTTGTCCCTGAAGTACAAACCTCTCGAGTCAACCAGAACCGAACttcgctggaggagctgcgcAGTGTTACTCATTTTGTCGAACGGCTTGACAAAATCGAGCTACCTAACCAGATAATCTCCACAATTACGCATGATTTTGCCCAAAAATACCTCTTCTTGGTTCAACCGGAAATTGCAGACCGGCGGCTCAATGATTGGTTGCAAGCCTTCTTGAGCGAGCATTTAGAGTCTGCGCGAGACTTTGATGACGGTGTTGAGACGCTAGGCTACGTGCTAAATCTAGTTGTTGGTTACGCACAGTACACAAAG AATATCCCGGAAGCCTTCCTAACGTTTTTGAGATCATATTTACCAATCTGGAATGGCTTCGAAAACCGCCAGTTAATACTGGAATTGCTCGAGTACCTTCCTATCAGAGACCATGACTCTTTACGGAGCGAGATCTTAGCTCCTCTAGAGACTGCTTTGCTGGAAGATACAGCGTCTTCCAAGGCGAGCTTGTTAGACTTTTACTCCGGACTTATCCGTCAGTGGGGGATCAAGTTGAGAACGGAGTCATTCGACATTGAGCAGTCGCAACGTTTGAGCGCTCTTATCTTGCACGCTGAATTGTTGGCCTCTTCCGTTCTGGAAAGTCCAGTACAACAGCCTTCAGACACAAGCGGAGACTATAGATCCAGTACGCTGTCTGTTCTCGGATTTTACTTCACACTGGCAGATCTGTTCTCTCACGCACATACTAACGGGAACATTAAACTCACTGTCCCTCTTGCGCCGTCTGTCTACACCCTCATTTTCAGCCCCGTGAGCTTTGTTATCTCGAGCATGAACTCTATACTGTGCAGCTACAAGTCATCCTTTGAGTTATCAATGAATTCCGAGACGCTCCAGTCCAAAGATCCGCTTTGGACACAGAAGCTCGTTCCCCAGTTCAACGGATATATTATGGATGTTTGCAATCTTGTATGGCGGAATCGAGCTCTTAACTCAGAGGATCCAAACGCGCTGGGCTGTTTGATACCGCCAGCAACAATAGCTGCACTAACACAGTATCTCCGGGAAGTCAATGACAAAGCCCGAAAAAAGAGCCGCGAATCCGCATTCTCTTATACAGTTGGGTCGTTATACTCTCTGAGCCATCATGCCGCGCTGTGCAATATGTCTGCCTGCTGCTTttctgatatcgagaaggagaatgatgTTGGCGAGACTCAACCCAGGCTACGGAAGCCTGTGACGCAGAGAGCTCTGAGTGCgctagagaaggaaggagggATTCAGATGACCTGGCAAGATTATAGAGTGCGGATGCTCGACTGGATGGATGCTGCGGGAAGCGTGGGAATTGCGAATTTGATGCGCACGACGATGAAAGCTCTTCGAAAAGAGTAG